In Microbulbifer agarilyticus, the DNA window CTCGCCTTCACGGGCGAGTTTCGCCAGCGCACAGGCGTATTTGATTTTCAGATCTTCTGCATGCGGCGTTGGCGTACGCAAGGCCATGGCGATATCGTTAGTAACCTGATCCCCGGCAATCGGAATCACACCGGTGTGTCGAATGGAGCCACCGGTAAACACCGCGATATCCGTGGTACCACCACCGATATCAACCATGCATACACCCAACTCCTTCTCGTCGTCGGTCAATACCGCATAGCTCGAAGCCAATTGCTCAAGAATGATGTCTTCCACTTCCAGGCCACAGCGACGAATACACTTCTCGATATTCTGCGCCGCGTTAACCGCGCCACTCACCAGATGCACCTTGGCTTCCAAGCGAACACCAGACATTCCCAGCGGTTCCTTTACACCTTCCTGATTATCAATCAGGTATTCCTGCGGCAGGGTATGCAATATTTTCTGGTCGGCAGGAATCGCCACGGCACGGGCGGCGTCGATCACCCGGTCCAGGTCCTGCTGTGTCACTTCACGATCCTTGATCGCAACAATGCCGTGCGAATTCAGGCTGCGAATATGGCTACCGGCAATACCCGCATACACCGAATGGATCTCACAGCCGGCCATCAGTTCGGCCTCTTCCACAGCGCGCTGAATCGACTGCACTGTGGACTCAATATTCACCACCACGCCCCGCTTCATACCTGTGGAGCGGTGAGAGCCGATACCGACAATATTCAATTCGCCGTCACCGGAGACTTCGCCGACGATCGCAACTACCTTGGACGTACCGATATCCAGCCCGACGATCATGCGTGGTTCAGAGGATTGTGTCATTGGATTTTCAACCTCGCGAGACGCTGTGCCGATCCGCATTTTGAATGCCAGATCAGGACGAAGCCTCGCTCTTTATCTACCTATTTTGTTGTCAGTTCTTCGCTTCTTCCATTTCTTTCCATTGCACCGCAACTGCGTTGTTATAACGGGCATCCACGCCCGCAATTTTTTGCAGATGCGGCGCCAGCACGCCGCGCGTCAAGCTAAGGAAACGGCCAACGCGCTCCAACAGCTCATCATGGCCAAGCTGCAGGCGGATACCGCTCACCAGCTCTAGCTGCCATCCCGCCAAGTCATCAAATGACAAGCGGCGCACTTCCATATCTTTGGTGGT includes these proteins:
- the ftsA gene encoding cell division protein FtsA encodes the protein MTQSSEPRMIVGLDIGTSKVVAIVGEVSGDGELNIVGIGSHRSTGMKRGVVVNIESTVQSIQRAVEEAELMAGCEIHSVYAGIAGSHIRSLNSHGIVAIKDREVTQQDLDRVIDAARAVAIPADQKILHTLPQEYLIDNQEGVKEPLGMSGVRLEAKVHLVSGAVNAAQNIEKCIRRCGLEVEDIILEQLASSYAVLTDDEKELGVCMVDIGGGTTDIAVFTGGSIRHTGVIPIAGDQVTNDIAMALRTPTPHAEDLKIKYACALAKLAREGETIKVPSVGDRAPRDLSRQALAEVVEPRYDELFTLVQAELRRSGFEDLCAAGIVLTGGSSKMEGAVELAEEIFHMPVRLAIPQGIAGLTDIVSNPIYSTGVGLLMYAIQSEENKGGQSRVKHSENQWWDKVKHWFRGNL